TGGAAATAATGTGAATGCAGATACTGAAATGGCAGAACTTACTAAAAATTATATTACGTATAATTCACTTATTGGACAAACTAGCAAGGAATTTAAAAAGTGGAAAATGATAATTGATGAAGGAGGACGTTAGTTATGGGAGCATTTGATGCTTTTAATATAAGCGCATCGGGATTAACAGCTGAAAGAACTAGGATGGATATTATTTCTAAGAATATTTCTAACGCAGATGTTACAAGAACAGCTAATGGCGGACCGTATAGAAGACAGATGGTTGCATTTGAAGAAAAAGTTAACTTTGAAGAAATGCTTGAAAAGGCAATTGATGGTGATACTAAATCGTTAGGTTCGGGAGTAAAGATAAGTAAGATTGTTGAGGATAAATCACCTTTTAATAGGGTATATGAACCAGGACATCCAGATGCAGACGAAGAAGGGTATGTGCTTAAACCAAATGTTAATACGATAAAAGAGATGGTTGATATGATTACAGCGTCTAGAAGTTACGAAGCAAATATAACAGCAATGAATACTTCGAAAAACATGTGCTTAAAGGCACTTGATATTATTCGCTAGTGGAGGAAATTATGATAAATTCAATTAATAAAATAATTGGAGGCACTGAAACTAAACCGTCGGAAACGATAAAAAAAGTGGCAGGTTCAAATGTCACTTTTTCTGATGTTTTAGATAAGGTTCTTTCGGAAGTTAACACATTACAGAAAGAAGATATAAAGGCAAAAGAAGCATTATCACTAGGAAATATAGACAATTTACATGATCCAATGATAGCTTCTGAAAAAGCTGATATAGCGTTACAATTTACTTTAAAAGTTCATGGTAAAATTATTGAGGCTTATAAGGAAATCATGAGGTTACAAGTATAGATCATAAAGACGTAAATGGGGTGATGATGTGGGCGAATTTTTGTCCAAACTACGAACTCAGTTAACCGAGTTTTGGGAGAACACAGAAAAATCTAAAAAAATAAAAATGGGTGTAGTTGCGGGGGTTATTGTCGCAATTATAACTATTGCAATAATAATGATGACTAGAGTAAATTATTCAATACTGTACCAAGGTTTGTCAATGAAGGATGCATCTGAAATTACAGAACAATTGACTTCATTGGGAGTGAACTGGACATATGAGGATAATAACACAACGACGATATTAGTACCTACAGAGCAGGTCAACAAAGTTAAAATTCAATTGGCTGGCTTAGGTTTACCAAAAGATGATTACGATATTTCATCGGTTTTTGACAATACAAACTGGGCAGAAACTGAATATGTTACCAAAAACAAGTTGCAAATAGCTAAAACAAATCAATTGCAGGGAATAATTGGTGATATTGAAGGTATTGACAAAGCTGTTGTAAATATTGACGTTCCAAATGACACTACGTTTTTGAATCAAGGAACAGGGAC
This portion of the Tissierellales bacterium genome encodes:
- the fliE gene encoding flagellar hook-basal body complex protein FliE; translated protein: MINSINKIIGGTETKPSETIKKVAGSNVTFSDVLDKVLSEVNTLQKEDIKAKEALSLGNIDNLHDPMIASEKADIALQFTLKVHGKIIEAYKEIMRLQV
- the flgC gene encoding flagellar basal body rod protein FlgC, with translation MGAFDAFNISASGLTAERTRMDIISKNISNADVTRTANGGPYRRQMVAFEEKVNFEEMLEKAIDGDTKSLGSGVKISKIVEDKSPFNRVYEPGHPDADEEGYVLKPNVNTIKEMVDMITASRSYEANITAMNTSKNMCLKALDIIR